In Paractinoplanes brasiliensis, the following proteins share a genomic window:
- a CDS encoding HEAT repeat domain-containing protein, with translation MAEFVHITTARASGRIRRSGIAARSHGRDGGRGVYCMPVLPSYTLTCQWVRELRRWQQGVLVAVQLRLPDADPVTVGRYGTTPRQVTAAQAVAVIRRLDDPRGYEVFVPRAVTPGEVRRVRDVPQGAGWRYLPQAHGRRPCGCCAQRGEYKGAGLRRWFPYDGPPRPKHELMANLRDAATADEIIDVLSELGRARRGGAWELAHLAEHPDPHVRDTLASVLRVYRGREARQLRQRLQVDSADDGPPDA, from the coding sequence ATGGCGGAGTTCGTACACATCACCACCGCGCGGGCGTCCGGGCGTATCCGGCGCTCGGGGATCGCCGCGCGTAGCCACGGGCGTGACGGCGGACGCGGCGTGTATTGCATGCCGGTGCTGCCGTCGTACACGCTCACCTGTCAATGGGTCCGAGAGCTACGGCGCTGGCAGCAAGGCGTCCTGGTCGCGGTACAGCTGCGGCTGCCCGACGCCGACCCGGTGACCGTCGGACGCTACGGCACCACGCCACGGCAGGTCACCGCCGCGCAGGCGGTCGCGGTGATACGCCGACTGGACGATCCGCGCGGTTACGAGGTGTTCGTGCCTCGGGCGGTTACCCCCGGTGAAGTGCGGCGGGTCCGCGATGTGCCGCAGGGGGCCGGCTGGCGGTATCTGCCACAGGCTCACGGCCGTCGGCCCTGCGGCTGTTGCGCGCAACGGGGCGAGTACAAAGGAGCTGGGCTGCGCCGCTGGTTCCCGTACGACGGACCACCACGGCCGAAGCACGAGCTGATGGCAAACCTGCGGGACGCGGCAACCGCCGATGAGATCATCGACGTGCTCAGCGAACTCGGCCGTGCCCGACGCGGCGGCGCCTGGGAACTGGCCCACTTGGCCGAGCATCCCGACCCGCATGTGCGCGACACCCTCGCCAGTGTCCTGCGCGTCTACCGTGGCCGTGAAGCACGGCAGCTTCGGCAACGGCTGCAGGTAGATTCTGCCGATGATGGCCCGCCCGACGCGTGA
- a CDS encoding tyrosine-type recombinase/integrase translates to MSDTDAIVQDPVTGLFGFRLEMGRDHGGSRMQARRSGFATPKAAQTEYGRLCRQRDALHPKPRLSDSVQSICEGWVLAREQELEPNTVYQYRWLFDLIYPHVGNVRASRLSARMVERAYRELEGCGYSRTTLRTLNLVLAKAFVEQTGRTLGVRKPRESDDERPVWSLAEAQRFGDFVAGDRLYPMWRLLLVSGLRRGELCGLRCDDLEPIQGTLTVRRQLVVEDPGSRLRVKPPKSHNGVRTLVLDPLTLDLLTTAATGPMSRYLFTGRTGRPMRPDNLTDRFNQLAVAAQVRPIGPHQIRHLIASSLLDAGYGVHEVAERLGHDPATLMRYYTRVNAARRLQATDRIAELMTLPEGQTGSPRNRPDQASPAVVPEVRRACQATRTRRHEKRLSESKRSPMR, encoded by the coding sequence ATGTCCGATACCGATGCGATCGTTCAGGATCCGGTGACCGGGTTGTTCGGGTTCCGGCTGGAGATGGGCCGTGACCACGGCGGGAGCCGGATGCAGGCGCGGCGGTCCGGCTTCGCCACGCCGAAGGCGGCGCAGACCGAGTACGGCCGGCTGTGCCGGCAGCGGGACGCGCTGCATCCGAAACCGCGGCTGAGTGACAGCGTGCAGAGCATCTGCGAGGGCTGGGTGCTGGCCAGGGAGCAGGAGCTCGAGCCCAACACGGTGTATCAGTACCGGTGGTTGTTCGACCTGATCTACCCGCATGTGGGCAACGTGCGGGCTTCCCGGCTCAGCGCACGGATGGTCGAGCGTGCCTATCGCGAGCTGGAAGGCTGTGGCTACTCCCGCACCACCCTGCGAACGTTGAATCTGGTGCTGGCGAAGGCGTTCGTCGAGCAGACTGGCCGGACCCTCGGGGTGCGGAAGCCGCGTGAGAGCGACGATGAGCGGCCGGTGTGGTCGCTGGCCGAAGCGCAGCGGTTCGGCGACTTTGTGGCTGGAGATCGTCTGTATCCGATGTGGCGGCTGCTGCTGGTGTCTGGCTTGCGGCGAGGGGAGCTGTGCGGTCTGCGATGCGATGACCTGGAACCGATCCAGGGCACGTTGACGGTGCGTCGGCAACTGGTGGTTGAGGACCCGGGGAGCCGGCTTCGGGTGAAGCCGCCGAAGTCGCATAACGGGGTGCGCACGCTGGTGCTCGACCCGCTCACCCTCGACCTGCTGACGACGGCCGCGACGGGGCCAATGTCGCGGTACCTATTCACCGGCCGCACGGGCCGGCCGATGCGGCCGGACAATCTGACCGACCGGTTCAACCAGCTGGCCGTCGCGGCGCAGGTCCGGCCGATCGGCCCGCATCAGATTCGGCATTTGATCGCGTCGAGTCTGCTCGACGCGGGCTATGGCGTTCATGAGGTCGCGGAGCGGCTCGGTCATGATCCGGCCACGTTGATGCGTTACTACACGAGGGTTAACGCGGCCAGGCGCCTGCAGGCCACGGATCGGATAGCGGAATTGATGACGTTGCCCGAAGGCCAGACAGGGTCGCCGCGGAATCGGCCGGACCAGGCATCGCCGGCCGTCGTCCCTGAGGTCCGTAGGGCCTGCCAAGCCACACGTACCCGGAGGCATGAAAAGCGGCTATCAGAGTCCAAGCGATCGCCGATGCGATAA
- a CDS encoding NADP-dependent oxidoreductase → MKATVITSFGEPSVLRVAEAPRPVPGPGQVLARVHAAGVNPAEILARAGAFRLHAPAIIGFEFAGVVEAVGPGVDEGLVGDRVAGWPDSATQGSYAEYTVSSNYATIPDGVTFEQAAATVIGADNAARALGLLNLRPGDTLVVTGASGALGSAAVQFARQRGVTVIGVAGTSNADFVKSLGAIPVAHGPGLIDRIRAAAPGGVDAALDTAGKGLLPALVEVLGGPDRVVTLADRDAARHGVAFSPGGSGNRDSGPVQEALDLIAAGAWIARIGRSFPLDEAADAHRLVATGHTHGKVILLP, encoded by the coding sequence ATGAAAGCCACCGTCATCACCTCGTTCGGCGAACCGTCTGTGCTGCGGGTCGCAGAGGCTCCGCGGCCGGTGCCGGGTCCGGGTCAGGTACTGGCGCGGGTTCACGCCGCCGGAGTGAACCCGGCGGAGATCCTCGCACGCGCCGGCGCCTTCCGCCTGCATGCACCCGCCATCATCGGATTCGAGTTCGCGGGCGTCGTCGAGGCGGTCGGCCCGGGTGTCGATGAGGGCCTGGTCGGCGACCGCGTCGCTGGGTGGCCGGACTCCGCCACCCAGGGCTCCTACGCCGAATACACAGTGAGTAGCAACTACGCGACCATCCCCGACGGTGTTACCTTCGAGCAGGCCGCGGCCACTGTCATCGGCGCCGACAATGCGGCGAGGGCTCTCGGGCTTCTGAACCTTCGCCCGGGTGACACGCTCGTGGTCACCGGCGCGAGCGGGGCACTGGGCAGCGCTGCGGTGCAGTTCGCGCGACAGCGCGGTGTCACCGTGATCGGCGTCGCCGGCACCTCCAACGCCGACTTCGTCAAGAGCCTCGGTGCGATCCCGGTCGCTCACGGACCGGGCCTGATCGATCGCATCCGCGCTGCCGCTCCGGGCGGGGTCGACGCCGCGCTGGACACCGCCGGCAAGGGGCTCCTTCCCGCTCTGGTCGAAGTTCTCGGCGGCCCCGACCGGGTCGTGACCCTCGCCGACCGCGATGCCGCACGACACGGCGTCGCATTCAGCCCCGGAGGCAGCGGGAACCGCGACAGCGGTCCTGTCCAGGAAGCCCTGGATCTGATCGCCGCGGGCGCGTGGATCGCGCGCATCGGCCGCAGCTTCCCGCTCGACGAGGCCGCGGACGCTCATCGCCTCGTTGCCACGGGCCACACCCACGGCAAAGTCATCCTCCTTCCCTGA
- a CDS encoding Gfo/Idh/MocA family protein, translated as MSSTTIRVGIIGADTRASWAGSAHVPALAAQPRFTLAAVATRHEESARAAAEAFGTERWYADPYELIRDPSIDLVTVAVKVPAHRDLVLAALAAGKAVYSESPLGTSVAQAEEMAAAAGSLHTAIGLQGRLNPSVRRAAEIIAAGRLGRVLSARVTSTTFGNGPESISVYEYFDKAAAGAGFLPIAVGHVLDVVEAVLGDITDIDARTEILWPQVKLTDTGTIAVREVPDHLDAVVKTASGAPVGVQVLAGVPVPDARFSLEIRGSDGWLTLTGNHPAGVQVGDLTLASSAEFDAPDRPVAVDAGPAAIDIWTGAAINVGEIYASLADDIANGTYHTPGFDHAFHNSRLVARLEQAARTGIRQ; from the coding sequence ATGTCAAGCACAACGATTCGCGTAGGGATCATCGGGGCGGACACCAGGGCCAGTTGGGCCGGGTCGGCCCACGTTCCCGCCCTGGCGGCTCAGCCGCGGTTCACGCTGGCCGCCGTGGCCACCCGGCACGAGGAGAGCGCCCGCGCCGCCGCCGAAGCCTTCGGCACCGAACGCTGGTACGCCGATCCGTACGAGCTCATTCGCGATCCGTCGATCGATCTCGTCACCGTGGCCGTCAAGGTGCCGGCCCACCGCGACCTGGTGCTCGCCGCTCTCGCCGCCGGGAAGGCTGTCTATTCGGAATCCCCGCTGGGAACGAGCGTCGCCCAGGCAGAAGAGATGGCGGCCGCGGCCGGTTCCCTGCACACGGCGATCGGGCTGCAGGGCCGGCTGAACCCTTCCGTACGCCGGGCGGCCGAGATCATCGCGGCGGGCCGGCTCGGCCGGGTGCTGTCGGCCCGGGTCACCTCGACAACCTTCGGCAACGGGCCGGAATCGATCAGCGTCTACGAGTACTTCGACAAGGCGGCGGCCGGTGCCGGTTTCCTGCCGATCGCCGTGGGCCACGTGCTGGACGTGGTCGAAGCGGTTCTCGGCGACATCACCGACATCGACGCCCGTACGGAAATCCTCTGGCCCCAGGTGAAGCTGACCGACACCGGCACGATCGCCGTCCGGGAGGTCCCGGACCATCTCGACGCCGTCGTCAAGACAGCATCCGGCGCGCCCGTCGGGGTCCAGGTGCTGGCCGGCGTCCCCGTGCCCGACGCCCGCTTCAGCCTGGAGATCCGCGGGTCGGACGGCTGGCTGACGCTGACCGGCAACCACCCCGCCGGCGTTCAGGTCGGCGACCTGACCCTGGCGTCGAGCGCCGAGTTCGACGCACCCGACCGCCCCGTGGCTGTCGACGCCGGTCCGGCCGCCATCGACATCTGGACCGGAGCAGCCATCAACGTCGGCGAGATCTACGCCAGCCTTGCCGACGACATCGCGAACGGGACCTACCACACGCCGGGCTTCGACCACGCCTTCCACAACAGCCGGCTCGTCGCGCGACTCGAACAGGCCGCACGTACCGGCATCCGGCAATGA
- a CDS encoding aldo/keto reductase: protein MQITRLGGLEVSRIGLGAMGMSAFYTGAGRDDEASIRTIQRALDLGVTHLDTAEVYGPYINEELVGRAVKGRRDDVVLATKFGLVSHTGRPGLDGTPANVRAAVDGSLRRLGTDRIDLYYQHRIDPGTPVEETVGALGELVAAGKVRHIGLSEAGPATIRRAHAVHPLAAVQTEYSLWTRGPEADIRPTLRELGIGLVAYSPLGHGFLTGGIRTLDGLDAGDWRRTNPRFTGDNLTRNLRIVDAVSEVAADAGATPAQVALAWLLNRGDGIAAIPGTRRIDRLEENTAADGLRLTDGQIARLDRLVPASGDRHAEADMAVIDR, encoded by the coding sequence ATGCAGATCACCCGTCTGGGTGGGCTCGAGGTCTCGCGCATCGGGCTCGGGGCCATGGGAATGTCGGCCTTCTACACCGGCGCAGGCCGCGACGACGAGGCGTCTATCCGCACCATCCAACGCGCCCTGGACCTGGGTGTCACCCATCTGGACACCGCCGAGGTGTACGGGCCGTACATCAACGAGGAACTGGTCGGCCGCGCCGTCAAAGGCCGCCGGGACGACGTCGTGCTGGCCACCAAGTTCGGCCTGGTCTCGCACACCGGCCGGCCCGGCCTGGACGGCACACCGGCCAATGTCCGGGCGGCGGTCGACGGATCACTGCGTCGGCTCGGCACCGACCGCATCGACCTGTACTACCAGCACCGGATCGACCCCGGCACGCCCGTCGAGGAAACGGTCGGCGCCCTCGGCGAGCTGGTCGCAGCGGGCAAGGTGCGTCACATCGGGCTGTCGGAAGCCGGCCCGGCGACGATCCGGCGCGCGCACGCGGTCCATCCGCTGGCCGCCGTGCAGACCGAGTACTCCCTGTGGACGCGCGGCCCCGAGGCGGACATCCGGCCGACATTGCGTGAGCTGGGAATCGGCCTGGTGGCCTACTCGCCTCTGGGGCACGGCTTCCTTACCGGCGGCATCCGAACCCTCGACGGCCTGGACGCGGGTGACTGGCGTCGCACCAACCCCCGGTTCACCGGCGACAACCTCACCCGCAACCTGCGCATCGTCGACGCGGTGAGCGAGGTCGCGGCCGACGCCGGTGCTACGCCGGCGCAGGTCGCGTTGGCCTGGCTGCTGAATCGGGGAGACGGCATCGCGGCCATCCCCGGCACCCGGCGCATTGACCGGCTCGAGGAGAACACCGCCGCCGACGGCCTCCGGCTCACCGACGGCCAGATCGCCCGTCTGGATCGGCTCGTACCGGCCTCGGGTGACCGTCACGCCGAGGCCGACATGGCCGTGATCGACCGCTGA
- a CDS encoding alpha/beta fold hydrolase, which produces MRAVLGDTALFFAGSSYGTRPGAVYAEMFPDNVRALVLDGALDPHATTLERREQQRAGFQAACE; this is translated from the coding sequence ATGCGCGCCGTCCTCGGCGACACGGCACTCTTCTTCGCGGGCTCGAGCTACGGCACGAGACCGGGCGCGGTGTACGCCGAGATGTTCCCCGACAACGTGCGCGCACTCGTGCTGGACGGCGCGCTCGATCCGCACGCGACCACCCTCGAACGCCGCGAACAGCAACGGGCGGGTTTTCAGGCGGCGTGCGAATAA
- a CDS encoding nucleotide-binding protein, translating into MELTRRIYVSLPADGWLTAAQNQLKWGIVEEIAKLGYTPEIFTNPKGHPGLASAKSWSPTEADDIARRCTGAVILGMPRWTFDDGHGNEVRLPTEFNHYEGALARTLGLPTLVLVQADIPHRVVFDFAFGGYLGQFPPGADVSWLHTDEFRVPFGYWKAQLESRRDLFLGYCGHSIDTAKAVKEFLQSLGARVLDWRTDFLPGRSIIEQIESAAARSVGGVFLFTNDDNLADQTTADTAVPRDNVVFEAGYFIGRKGKHNVLIVREAGSKMPADLGGDIYASLPDRTDIDPIKRVLTAFVGAL; encoded by the coding sequence ATGGAGCTTACGCGTCGCATCTATGTGAGTCTGCCGGCCGACGGATGGCTCACCGCCGCACAGAACCAGCTCAAGTGGGGCATCGTCGAGGAGATCGCGAAGCTCGGCTACACCCCCGAGATCTTCACCAATCCGAAGGGTCACCCGGGACTCGCCTCGGCGAAGTCGTGGAGCCCGACGGAAGCCGACGACATCGCCCGACGCTGCACCGGCGCGGTGATCCTCGGCATGCCCCGCTGGACGTTCGACGACGGGCACGGCAACGAGGTTCGGCTGCCCACCGAATTCAATCATTACGAGGGTGCTCTGGCCCGCACCCTGGGCCTGCCCACACTCGTGCTGGTGCAGGCCGACATACCACACCGGGTCGTCTTTGACTTCGCGTTCGGCGGCTATCTCGGCCAGTTCCCGCCCGGTGCGGACGTCTCGTGGCTGCACACCGACGAGTTCCGTGTCCCGTTCGGATACTGGAAGGCCCAGCTCGAGAGTCGCCGCGACCTCTTTCTCGGCTACTGCGGCCACTCGATTGACACGGCCAAAGCCGTCAAGGAGTTCCTGCAATCACTCGGCGCCCGGGTGCTCGACTGGCGGACGGACTTCCTGCCCGGCCGTTCCATCATCGAGCAGATCGAGTCCGCCGCCGCGCGCTCGGTCGGCGGCGTCTTCCTGTTCACCAACGACGATAACCTCGCCGACCAGACGACTGCCGACACCGCAGTCCCCCGCGACAACGTCGTGTTCGAGGCCGGCTACTTCATCGGCCGCAAGGGCAAGCACAACGTGCTGATAGTGCGCGAGGCCGGCTCCAAGATGCCTGCCGATCTTGGCGGCGACATCTACGCCTCACTTCCTGACCGCACCGACATCGACCCTATCAAGCGCGTCCTGACCGCGTTCGTGGGCGCTTTGTGA
- a CDS encoding IS630 family transposase has product MAGRGRPKAPLVLTDEERATLVRWSRRAKSSQALAVRCRIVLGCAQDEGLRSNQDVAAQLGIWPQTVTKWRKRFLERRLDGLADEQRPGAPRKITDEQVEDVIVKTLEATPANATHWSRASMAKQSGLSKSTVGRVWKAFRLQPHLVDTFKLSNDPQFIDKVRDVVGLYLDPPEKALVLAVDEKSQIQALDRSAPVLPMMPGMPERRTHDYVRHGITTLFAALDVATGTVIGSIHRRHRAIEFKKFLTKLDHEIPADLDVHLICDNYGTHKHPTVRQWLTAHPRFHMHFTPTYSSWLNQVERWFGLLTDQKIRRGAHRSIPALEKDIRSWIDQWNADPKPFTWTKTADEILERLASYLQRIPGAGH; this is encoded by the coding sequence ATGGCTGGTCGTGGACGTCCGAAGGCGCCGTTGGTGTTGACCGACGAGGAGCGGGCAACGCTGGTGCGGTGGTCGCGTCGGGCGAAGTCGTCGCAGGCCCTCGCCGTGCGGTGCCGGATCGTGTTGGGCTGCGCGCAGGATGAGGGTCTGCGCTCGAATCAGGACGTGGCGGCGCAGTTGGGGATCTGGCCGCAGACGGTGACCAAGTGGCGCAAGCGGTTCCTGGAACGCCGGTTGGACGGGCTGGCTGACGAGCAACGCCCCGGCGCGCCCCGGAAGATCACCGACGAACAGGTCGAAGACGTGATCGTCAAGACGCTGGAAGCCACCCCGGCCAACGCGACGCACTGGTCGCGGGCGTCGATGGCCAAGCAGTCCGGGTTGTCGAAGTCGACGGTCGGGCGGGTGTGGAAGGCGTTCCGGCTCCAGCCGCACCTGGTCGACACGTTCAAACTGTCCAACGATCCGCAGTTCATTGACAAGGTCCGTGACGTGGTCGGTCTGTACCTGGACCCGCCGGAGAAGGCCCTGGTGCTGGCGGTCGACGAGAAGTCGCAGATCCAGGCCCTCGACAGGTCGGCGCCGGTCTTACCGATGATGCCGGGCATGCCCGAACGGCGCACCCACGACTACGTCCGGCACGGCATCACCACGCTGTTCGCCGCCCTGGACGTGGCCACCGGCACGGTGATCGGCTCGATCCACCGCCGGCACCGGGCGATCGAGTTCAAGAAGTTCCTCACCAAACTCGACCACGAAATACCCGCCGACCTCGACGTGCACCTGATCTGCGACAACTACGGCACCCACAAACACCCCACCGTCCGGCAGTGGCTGACCGCGCATCCTCGCTTCCACATGCATTTCACCCCGACCTACTCCAGCTGGCTCAACCAAGTGGAGCGCTGGTTCGGCCTGCTCACCGACCAGAAGATCCGCCGCGGCGCCCACCGATCGATCCCAGCACTGGAGAAAGACATCCGCTCCTGGATCGATCAGTGGAACGCCGACCCCAAACCGTTCACCTGGACCAAAACCGCCGACGAAATCCTCGAACGCCTCGCCTCATATCTTCAACGAATTCCCGGCGCAGGACACTAG
- a CDS encoding polymorphic toxin-type HINT domain-containing protein, with product MYIALSDSRIRSDNVGRAKKGTGKKKNHGYNHKNHVSKNTYVSTSEAKGTATVVPDEYSQPRLVCFSGFFCIEATQITNVDAYVASYNAAVAQLSEGTAGQTLEDYQYAGAMLSACMAGEWELTNCGSPMYNILRDNADQSAIAAADRSNHDVVNSVIAASLATLEYVAGKPRCVLRGGGVRKSFSGDTPVLMADGSHKLIKNVRAGDLVLATDPQTGEQGPREVTATWVHPDDLFTLTIGDSRKITTTEDHLFWNVTDQRWERADDLDRGDILLSPDGSGTAVTAFSDHARHVASAYTLTIDGIHTYYVVASGTAVLVHNAPRPDPFGLPSAPGVYIITLDTGEKYVGQGKNIAERWRQHFSPRGTLKKAGFTRDNVTNVEYRLPAQGVSLNQLESEVFDEFGGKSKLPYNTNNPTMYKIYGSGPGGGKYAGGTCG from the coding sequence GTGTACATCGCTTTGTCCGATTCCCGCATCAGGTCCGACAACGTCGGACGGGCAAAGAAAGGCACCGGCAAGAAAAAGAATCATGGATACAACCACAAGAACCACGTCAGCAAAAACACCTACGTCAGCACCAGCGAGGCCAAGGGTACGGCGACGGTCGTCCCAGATGAGTACAGCCAGCCCCGGCTGGTCTGTTTCTCCGGCTTCTTCTGCATCGAAGCTACCCAGATCACCAACGTTGATGCCTACGTCGCATCCTACAACGCTGCAGTGGCTCAACTCAGTGAAGGAACCGCTGGTCAAACACTCGAGGACTACCAATACGCCGGAGCGATGCTGTCCGCCTGCATGGCCGGCGAATGGGAGCTCACCAACTGCGGCAGCCCTATGTACAACATCCTCAGGGACAACGCCGACCAAAGTGCCATCGCAGCTGCGGACAGGAGTAATCACGACGTAGTAAATTCCGTCATAGCCGCCTCCCTCGCAACGCTCGAATACGTTGCAGGAAAACCTCGATGCGTCCTGCGCGGTGGCGGAGTACGCAAAAGCTTCTCTGGCGATACTCCTGTCCTGATGGCGGACGGTAGCCATAAACTGATCAAGAACGTGCGCGCGGGTGACCTCGTCCTCGCCACTGACCCGCAAACAGGCGAACAGGGCCCTCGCGAGGTCACCGCCACCTGGGTACACCCAGACGACTTGTTCACTCTTACCATCGGCGACTCCAGAAAGATCACTACCACTGAGGATCATCTTTTCTGGAACGTTACCGACCAGCGCTGGGAACGTGCAGATGACCTCGATCGCGGCGACATACTGCTCAGCCCAGACGGATCGGGAACAGCCGTTACGGCCTTTTCCGACCACGCGCGTCACGTAGCGAGTGCATACACACTGACAATCGACGGCATCCACACGTACTATGTTGTAGCCAGCGGCACAGCGGTCCTGGTGCACAACGCTCCTCGACCTGACCCGTTCGGGTTGCCAAGTGCCCCTGGCGTCTACATCATCACCCTAGACACTGGCGAAAAATATGTCGGGCAAGGTAAGAACATAGCGGAGCGCTGGCGGCAGCACTTTTCGCCAAGAGGCACCTTGAAAAAGGCTGGATTTACGCGCGATAATGTGACAAACGTCGAATATCGGCTGCCCGCTCAAGGCGTGAGCCTTAACCAGCTCGAAAGTGAGGTATTCGACGAATTCGGTGGCAAATCGAAACTTCCCTACAACACTAATAACCCCACGATGTACAAGATCTATGGGAGTGGTCCCGGCGGGGGAAAATATGCCGGCGGTACCTGTGGCTGA
- a CDS encoding IS110 family transposase — MGQVIIGMDPHKRSATIEVINDREKVLAQGRFSTDRDGYHSMLKLSRQYKDRIWAVEGCNGIGKHIAQRLVADGETVVDVPAKLSARARVFDTGQGRKTDPVDAHSVAVAALRSKGLRQVDVDDVTVALRLLVDCRDGLGRAHTDLLNRIHKLLLELLPGGAKKYLSAAQARALLNTIRPRDLVGRTRRRLASELITELVQVDKKTKAADKELRELVEATGSSLQDLHGIGPSGAARLIGDVADISRFASRGHFASWNGTAPLDASSGDQNRHRLSRAGNRRINRTLHIMAVVQLRNDTQGRAYYRRKLAAGKTPVEALRALKRRLSDVVYRQMVNDAIRVETGPGGHVGAALKSSAADLIPMIDTSDKSLPGPAEPQPRTQLLAVS, encoded by the coding sequence ATGGGACAGGTCATCATCGGCATGGATCCGCACAAGCGGTCCGCGACCATCGAGGTCATCAACGACCGCGAGAAGGTCCTCGCACAAGGCCGGTTCAGCACCGACCGCGACGGCTACCATTCGATGCTCAAACTCAGCCGGCAGTACAAGGACCGGATCTGGGCGGTCGAAGGCTGCAACGGCATTGGCAAACACATCGCCCAGCGCCTGGTCGCCGACGGCGAGACCGTGGTGGACGTACCCGCGAAGCTGTCCGCCCGCGCCCGGGTGTTCGATACCGGCCAAGGCCGTAAGACCGATCCGGTCGACGCGCACAGCGTCGCGGTCGCGGCGTTGCGCAGCAAGGGTTTGCGGCAGGTCGACGTCGACGATGTGACGGTGGCGTTGCGGTTGCTGGTCGACTGTCGCGACGGACTGGGCCGCGCTCACACCGACCTGCTCAACCGGATCCACAAGCTGCTGCTCGAGCTGCTGCCCGGGGGCGCGAAGAAGTACCTGTCCGCCGCGCAGGCCCGCGCGCTGCTCAACACGATTCGTCCTCGTGACCTGGTCGGGCGGACTCGTCGCCGGCTTGCCTCCGAACTGATCACCGAACTGGTCCAGGTCGACAAGAAGACCAAAGCTGCGGACAAGGAACTGCGCGAGCTGGTCGAGGCGACCGGTAGCAGTCTGCAGGACCTGCACGGGATCGGGCCGTCCGGAGCCGCCCGGCTGATCGGTGACGTCGCGGACATCAGCCGCTTCGCCAGCCGCGGGCACTTCGCGTCCTGGAACGGCACCGCACCGCTGGACGCCTCATCCGGCGACCAGAACAGACATCGGCTATCGCGGGCCGGCAACCGGCGCATCAACCGCACCCTGCACATCATGGCCGTCGTCCAACTGCGCAACGACACCCAAGGCCGCGCCTACTACCGGCGCAAACTCGCCGCCGGCAAAACCCCGGTGGAAGCCCTGCGCGCGCTCAAACGGCGGCTGTCCGACGTCGTCTACCGGCAGATGGTCAACGACGCCATACGCGTCGAGACGGGCCCGGGAGGACACGTGGGAGCGGCTCTGAAATCCAGCGCGGCCGACCTGATCCCCATGATCGACACTTCGGATAAGTCACTTCCCGGACCCGCCGAGCCTCAGCCTAGAACACAACTCCTCGCCGTCTCTTGA
- a CDS encoding MarR family winged helix-turn-helix transcriptional regulator gives MSKTAASGVGSGGSEPAEPAAETRWLSEDELAAWWANSAIMISLPAALDARMQRETPLTFFEYMVLSVLSEQPEHTLQMSDLAARTSASLSRLSHVVGRLEKRGLLERARIPGAGRRTVATLTEDGYREVVAAAPGHVAAVREYLIDQLEPRDLAALRRIGTAVSAAIGRRRPEPDPDSVT, from the coding sequence ATGTCGAAGACCGCAGCGAGCGGCGTGGGGTCCGGCGGGAGCGAGCCGGCGGAGCCAGCTGCGGAAACGCGCTGGCTGAGTGAGGATGAGCTGGCCGCCTGGTGGGCGAACTCGGCAATCATGATCAGCTTGCCCGCTGCCCTGGACGCGAGAATGCAACGTGAGACGCCGCTGACGTTCTTCGAGTACATGGTGCTCTCGGTGCTGTCCGAACAGCCGGAACATACATTGCAGATGAGTGATCTGGCCGCCCGGACGTCGGCTTCGTTGTCCCGGCTGTCGCATGTCGTCGGGCGGCTGGAGAAACGGGGCCTCCTGGAGCGGGCCCGGATTCCCGGGGCTGGCCGCCGCACCGTCGCGACGCTGACCGAAGACGGCTATCGCGAAGTAGTCGCGGCTGCGCCAGGCCATGTCGCCGCAGTCCGTGAATACCTCATCGACCAGCTCGAGCCCCGAGACCTGGCGGCATTACGCCGGATCGGCACCGCCGTCAGCGCCGCCATCGGCCGCAGGAGACCTGAACCCGATCCGGACAGCGTGACGTGA